The Zingiber officinale cultivar Zhangliang chromosome 9A, Zo_v1.1, whole genome shotgun sequence genome window below encodes:
- the LOC122021105 gene encoding pathogenesis-related protein 1-like codes for MTSSFLLALVCAAAVALAAAPAVVPQNSPQDYVNAHNTARANVGEGLPPVSWDRRVARYAQDYANQRARDCQLVHSGGPYGENIFWGSGRDYTAADAVRAWVAERRYYDYYSNTCATGQVCGHYTQVVWRSSTVIGCGRVLCNSGAIFIICNYDPPGNVDGERPYNYNNNDEYLIRINKA; via the coding sequence ATGACGTCATCATTCCTGCTGGCGTTGGTGTGCGCCGCCGCGGTGGCTCTGGCGGCTGCGCCGGCGGTCGTGCCGCAGAACTCGCCTCAGGACTACGTGAACGCCCACAACACGGCGCGCGCGAACGTCGGCGAGGGACTGCCGCCGGTGTCGTGGGACAGGCGCGTGGCGAGGTACGCGCAGGACTACGCGAACCAGCGGGCCAGGGACTGCCAGCTGGTGCACTCAGGCGGGCCCTACGGCGAGAACATCTTCTGGGGATCCGGCCGCGACTACACTGCGGCGGACGCCGTGAGGGCCTGGGTGGCGGAGCGGCGGTACTACGACTACTACAGCAACACCTGCGCCACCGGTCAGGTGTGCGGCCACTACACGCAAGTGGTGTGGCGGTCGTCGACGGTGATCGGCTGCGGACGCGTCCTGTGCAACAGCGGCGCCATCTTCATCATCTGCAACTACGATCCCCCCGGCAACGTCGACGGCGAAAGACCGTATAATTACAATAATAATGATGAATACTTAATAAGAATAAATAAGGCCTAG